A stretch of Pseudomonas taetrolens DNA encodes these proteins:
- the rho gene encoding transcription termination factor Rho, translating to MNLTELKQKPITELLELAEQMGIENMARSRKQDVIFSLLKKHAKSGEEISGDGVLEILQDGFGFLRSADASYLAGPDDIYVSPSQIRRFNLRTGDTIVGKIRPPKEGERYFALLKVDTINYDRPENAKNKILFENLTPLFPTVRMKMEIGNGSTEDLTGRVIDLCAPIGKGQRGLIVAPPKAGKTIMLQNIASNISRNNPEVHLIVLLIDERPEEVTEMQRTVRGEVVASTFDEPPTRHVQVAEMVIEKAKRLVEHKKDVVILLDSITRLARAYNTVIPSSGKVLTGGVDAHALEKPKRFFGAARNIEEGGSLTIIATALVETGSKMDEVIYEEFKGTGNMELPLDRKIAEKRVFPAININRSGTRREELLTADDELQRMWILRKLLHPMDEVAAIEFLIDKLKQTKTNDEFFLSMKRK from the coding sequence ATGAACCTGACTGAACTCAAGCAAAAGCCGATTACCGAACTGCTCGAATTGGCCGAACAGATGGGCATAGAAAATATGGCCCGTTCGCGCAAGCAGGACGTGATTTTCTCCCTGCTGAAAAAGCACGCGAAAAGCGGCGAGGAAATCTCCGGTGATGGCGTGCTGGAGATCCTCCAGGACGGCTTCGGCTTCCTCCGTTCTGCTGACGCCTCTTATCTGGCCGGCCCGGACGATATTTACGTCTCGCCTAGCCAGATTCGTCGCTTCAACTTGCGCACTGGCGACACCATCGTCGGCAAAATCCGTCCGCCAAAAGAAGGCGAGCGGTACTTCGCACTGCTGAAAGTCGACACGATCAACTACGATCGTCCCGAGAACGCGAAAAACAAGATTCTCTTCGAGAACCTGACCCCGTTGTTCCCGACCGTACGCATGAAGATGGAAATCGGTAACGGTTCCACTGAAGATCTGACCGGTCGCGTTATCGACCTGTGCGCTCCGATCGGTAAAGGTCAGCGTGGTCTGATCGTTGCTCCGCCAAAAGCGGGCAAGACCATCATGCTGCAAAACATTGCGTCGAACATTTCGCGTAACAACCCCGAAGTGCACTTGATCGTTCTGTTGATCGATGAGCGTCCGGAAGAAGTAACCGAAATGCAGCGCACCGTGCGCGGCGAAGTGGTTGCTTCCACCTTCGACGAGCCGCCAACCCGCCACGTGCAGGTTGCCGAAATGGTGATCGAGAAGGCCAAGCGCCTGGTCGAACACAAAAAAGACGTGGTGATCCTGCTCGACTCCATCACGCGTCTGGCTCGTGCCTACAACACCGTGATCCCGAGCTCCGGCAAGGTATTGACCGGTGGTGTTGATGCTCACGCCCTTGAGAAACCAAAGCGTTTCTTCGGTGCTGCGCGCAACATCGAAGAAGGTGGTTCGCTGACCATCATCGCGACCGCGCTGGTTGAAACCGGCTCGAAGATGGATGAAGTGATCTACGAAGAGTTCAAGGGCACCGGTAACATGGAGCTGCCTCTGGACCGCAAAATCGCTGAAAAGCGCGTCTTCCCTGCGATCAACATCAACCGCTCCGGCACACGCCGTGAAGAGTTGCTGACCGCTGATGACGAATTGCAACGCATGTGGATTCTGCGCAAGCTGTTGCACCCAATGGACGAAGTCGCAGCGATCGAGTTCTTGATCGACAAGCTGAAACAGACCAAGACCAACGATGAGTTCTTCCTGTCGATGAAACGCAAGTAA
- a CDS encoding DedA family protein, with product MLQQFLQEFGYFALFLGTFFEGETILVLAGFLAFRGYMDLKLVMIVAFLGSYAGDQLWYFLGRKHGRKLLARKPRWQLMGDKALEHIRKHPDIWVLSFRFVYGLRTVMPVAIGLSGYPPGRYLLLNGIGAAIWAIALATAAYHFGAVLEGMLGSVKKYELWVLGALLLLGLCLWARRRFKNARVAKQTALDEKNKPAAEAENPPTE from the coding sequence ATGCTCCAACAATTTCTTCAAGAATTCGGTTACTTCGCCCTGTTTCTAGGGACGTTCTTTGAAGGTGAGACCATTCTGGTTCTCGCAGGCTTCTTGGCGTTTCGCGGATACATGGACCTCAAACTGGTCATGATCGTGGCGTTCCTCGGCAGCTATGCCGGCGATCAGCTTTGGTACTTTCTGGGGCGCAAGCACGGCCGCAAACTGTTGGCGCGCAAACCGCGCTGGCAACTCATGGGCGACAAGGCTCTGGAACATATCCGCAAGCACCCGGACATCTGGGTCTTGAGCTTCCGCTTTGTTTACGGCCTGCGCACCGTCATGCCTGTAGCCATCGGCCTCTCGGGCTACCCGCCGGGCCGCTATCTGTTGCTGAACGGTATTGGCGCAGCCATTTGGGCGATTGCCCTGGCAACTGCCGCCTACCACTTTGGCGCCGTGCTCGAAGGCATGCTGGGCAGCGTGAAGAAGTATGAGTTGTGGGTGCTGGGCGCCTTGTTGCTGCTGGGTTTGTGCCTGTGGGCCCGCCGCCGCTTCAAAAATGCGCGCGTGGCCAAACAGACTGCACTCGACGAAAAAAACAAGCCCGCAGCCGAGGCTGAAAACCCGCCAACTGAGTAA
- a CDS encoding YaiI/YqxD family protein, with protein MRVWIDADACPKAAKDQVIKFALKRQFEVLLVAGQSQIKPAYALVKLIVVPSGPDAADDYLVEHAVPGELVICSDVPLADRLVKKGVAALDPRGKEFDPQNMGERLAVRNLFTDLREQGQMSGGQGAYGEREKQAFANALDRILTRLARG; from the coding sequence ATGCGTGTCTGGATCGACGCAGACGCCTGTCCCAAGGCGGCGAAGGATCAAGTCATCAAGTTCGCGCTCAAGCGTCAGTTTGAGGTGCTGCTGGTGGCGGGGCAGAGTCAGATCAAGCCGGCGTACGCGCTGGTCAAGTTGATTGTGGTGCCCAGCGGCCCGGATGCCGCCGATGACTACTTGGTGGAACACGCGGTGCCCGGTGAGTTGGTGATATGCAGCGATGTGCCATTGGCCGATCGGCTGGTAAAGAAGGGCGTGGCGGCGCTGGACCCACGGGGCAAGGAATTTGATCCGCAGAATATGGGCGAGCGGCTGGCGGTGCGTAACCTGTTCACTGACCTGCGTGAGCAAGGTCAGATGAGCGGCGGGCAGGGCGCATATGGCGAACGTGAAAAGCAGGCGTTCGCCAATGCGCTGGACCGGATATTGACCCGGCTGGCACGAGGCTGA
- the ppk1 gene encoding polyphosphate kinase 1, producing the protein MNTEGHTELVATEAQPIVESVTETPPVPETHAPAVAEAHVAAHPVITIPGLDDSSLYIHRELSQLQFNIRVLEQALDESYPLLERLKFLLIFSSNLDEFFEIRVAGLKKQITFAREQAGADGLQPHQALARISELVHGHVDRQYAILNDILLPELEKHQVRFIRRRHWNTKIKAWVRRFFRDEIAPIITPIGLDPTHPFPLLVNKSLNFIVELEGIDAFGRDSGLAIIPAPRLLPRVIKLPEDVGGTGDNYVFLSSMIHAHADDLFQGMKVKGCYQFRLTRNADLAVDTEDVEDLARALRGELFSRRYGDAVRLEVADTCPKHLSDYLLKQFSLHETELYQVNGPVNLTRLFSITSLDSHPELQYTPFTPAIPKLLQNSENIFSVVSKQDILLLHPFESFTPVVDLLRQAAKDPHVLAVRQTLYRSGANSEIVDALVDAARNGKEVTAVVELRARFDEESNLQLASRLQAAGAVVIYGVVGFKTHAKMMLILRREAGEIVRYAHLGTGNYHAGNAKLYTDYSLLTSDDALCEDVGKLFSQLIGMGKTLRMKKLLHAPFTLKKGMLDMIARETQFASEGKPAHIIAKFNSLTDPKIIRALYKASQSGVRIDLVVRGMCCLRPGIPGVSHNIHVRSIIGRFLEHTRVFYFLNGGEEQMFLSSADWMERNLDKRVETCFPVEGKKLILRVKKELECYLTDNTHSWTLQSDGRYVRNTPTGNQNPRSAQATLLDRLSLPVLTVSTGPSV; encoded by the coding sequence ATGAATACCGAAGGACATACAGAACTCGTTGCCACTGAAGCTCAACCGATTGTTGAGTCAGTCACCGAAACCCCGCCAGTCCCGGAGACACACGCGCCTGCCGTGGCTGAAGCCCATGTGGCGGCGCATCCGGTGATAACCATTCCTGGCCTGGATGACAGCAGCCTGTATATCCATCGTGAGCTGTCACAATTGCAGTTCAATATTCGCGTGCTGGAACAGGCGCTGGATGAGTCCTATCCGTTGCTGGAGCGGTTGAAGTTCCTGCTGATCTTCTCGAGTAATCTGGATGAGTTTTTCGAGATTCGTGTCGCGGGCCTGAAGAAACAAATTACCTTTGCCCGCGAACAGGCTGGCGCTGACGGTTTGCAACCACATCAGGCGTTGGCCCGGATCAGCGAGCTGGTTCACGGCCATGTAGATCGCCAGTACGCGATCCTCAATGACATCCTGTTGCCCGAACTTGAGAAGCATCAGGTGCGCTTTATCCGGCGCCGACACTGGAACACCAAGATCAAAGCGTGGGTACGCCGCTTCTTCCGCGATGAGATTGCGCCGATCATCACCCCGATCGGCCTCGACCCGACGCACCCGTTCCCGTTGCTGGTGAACAAGAGCCTGAACTTTATCGTAGAGCTGGAAGGTATCGATGCCTTCGGCCGAGACTCGGGTCTGGCGATTATCCCGGCCCCGCGCTTGCTGCCGCGGGTGATCAAGTTGCCTGAAGATGTCGGCGGTACAGGGGACAACTATGTGTTCCTGTCATCGATGATTCACGCGCACGCCGATGACCTGTTCCAGGGCATGAAAGTGAAGGGGTGCTACCAGTTCCGCCTGACCCGAAACGCGGACCTGGCAGTTGATACCGAAGATGTCGAAGACCTGGCCCGCGCCTTGCGTGGCGAGTTGTTCTCGCGTCGTTATGGCGATGCCGTGCGCCTGGAAGTGGCCGACACTTGCCCGAAACACCTTTCCGACTACCTGCTCAAACAGTTCAGCCTGCACGAGACTGAGTTGTATCAGGTCAATGGGCCTGTGAACCTCACGCGTCTGTTCAGCATCACCAGCCTGGACAGCCACCCCGAGTTGCAATACACCCCGTTTACTCCGGCGATCCCCAAGCTGTTGCAGAACAGTGAGAATATTTTCAGCGTGGTCAGCAAGCAGGACATCTTGCTGCTGCACCCGTTTGAATCGTTTACCCCGGTGGTGGATTTGCTGCGACAGGCAGCCAAGGATCCTCATGTATTGGCCGTGCGCCAAACGCTGTACCGCAGTGGCGCGAACTCGGAGATCGTGGATGCGCTGGTCGACGCCGCGCGCAACGGCAAGGAGGTCACAGCGGTGGTTGAGCTGCGCGCGCGGTTTGACGAAGAGTCCAACCTGCAACTGGCCAGCCGTCTGCAAGCGGCCGGCGCCGTGGTTATCTATGGTGTGGTGGGTTTCAAGACCCACGCCAAGATGATGCTTATCCTGCGCCGCGAGGCCGGCGAAATTGTGCGTTACGCTCACTTGGGTACCGGTAACTATCACGCCGGCAACGCCAAGCTTTATACCGACTACAGCTTGCTGACCTCGGATGATGCATTGTGTGAGGACGTAGGCAAACTGTTCAGCCAGTTGATCGGCATGGGCAAAACGTTGCGCATGAAAAAGCTGCTGCATGCGCCGTTTACCCTGAAGAAAGGCATGCTCGACATGATTGCCCGCGAAACCCAGTTCGCGTCTGAGGGCAAGCCGGCGCACATCATCGCCAAGTTCAACTCCCTGACCGACCCGAAGATTATTCGCGCCCTGTACAAGGCCAGCCAGTCCGGAGTCCGTATCGACCTGGTGGTACGTGGGATGTGCTGTTTGCGTCCGGGCATTCCCGGGGTTTCGCACAATATTCATGTGCGCTCGATCATTGGCCGCTTTCTGGAGCACACGCGGGTCTTCTACTTCCTCAATGGCGGCGAAGAGCAGATGTTCCTGTCGAGCGCGGACTGGATGGAGCGCAACCTCGATAAGCGCGTCGAGACGTGCTTCCCGGTCGAAGGCAAAAAGCTGATTCTGCGCGTCAAGAAAGAGCTGGAGTGCTACCTCACCGACAACACCCATAGCTGGACACTGCAGTCTGACGGGCGATATGTGCGCAACACGCCAACCGGTAACCAAAACCCGCGCAGCGCCCAGGCCACGTTACTTGACCGTTTGAGCCTGCCGGTGTTGACGGTGAGCACCGGGCCGTCTGTTTGA
- a CDS encoding FTR1 family protein, with protein sequence MTARSRFLAWLMLPVLALCSLAVSANSPEGASQALHLIDYIGADYPPTVDGGKVVDETEYREQLEFLAVLKGLIADLPERPERAELAQGVTALHKAIEQHQDGADVARSARQLGARLAVAYEVSQAPAITPDPVRGEPLYAQHCSVCHGATGVGDGPASVGMSPPPANLRDTQRLDRLSLYAIFNTLGLGVEGTDMPSFADQLDERQRWDLATYIAGLSVDPAATKADKTYNLADLARQTPNEILTAEGPEATATFRAQRARPPQVQRGPGQLLDYTSETLDKSLAAYRAGDHEQAYDLSVAAYLEGFELVESSLDNVDANVRKNSEKALMAYRQSLQDGLPIEQVEQRLDAAKALLKEAAGLLGSDGLSWSLSYISGLLILLREGLEAILVLAAILAFLRNTGQQSAVRSVNIGWALALVAGLATWALAAYVIDVSGAQRELLEGFTALFASVMVLWLGVWMHDRRHAAAWQDYIKSSLVSGGGRFGFAILAFFSVYRELFEVILFYETLWLQAGPAGHNAVLAGGATALVLLMGLAWIILRGSAKLPLALFFGINAALLCALSVVFAGHGVKALQEAGIFGTRPVAFFDFDWLGIHADAYSLFAQAVAILAIVVLYSRSKRAEKRRLQA encoded by the coding sequence CGTTGATGGTGGCAAGGTTGTTGATGAAACCGAATACCGCGAGCAGCTGGAGTTTCTGGCTGTCCTCAAGGGGTTGATCGCGGACTTGCCGGAGCGCCCTGAGCGTGCCGAGCTGGCACAGGGCGTCACTGCTTTGCACAAAGCGATTGAACAGCACCAGGACGGTGCAGATGTGGCCCGTTCAGCACGTCAGCTGGGCGCCAGGCTGGCGGTGGCCTATGAGGTCAGTCAGGCTCCGGCCATTACCCCCGACCCTGTACGCGGTGAGCCGCTGTACGCCCAGCACTGTTCGGTGTGCCACGGGGCAACAGGTGTAGGTGACGGGCCTGCGAGTGTCGGCATGAGCCCTCCACCGGCCAACCTGCGTGATACGCAGCGTCTGGACCGCCTGAGCCTCTATGCCATCTTCAACACCTTGGGCCTGGGTGTCGAAGGCACCGACATGCCTTCGTTTGCCGACCAGTTGGACGAGCGTCAGCGCTGGGATCTGGCCACTTATATCGCTGGGCTGAGTGTTGATCCGGCTGCCACCAAAGCCGACAAAACCTACAACCTTGCAGACCTTGCGCGTCAAACCCCCAACGAGATACTGACCGCAGAAGGTCCGGAAGCGACGGCGACTTTCCGTGCTCAACGGGCCCGGCCGCCGCAGGTTCAGCGCGGTCCTGGGCAATTGCTCGACTACACCAGCGAGACCCTCGACAAAAGCCTGGCGGCTTATCGGGCGGGCGATCACGAGCAGGCGTATGACTTGTCCGTTGCGGCCTATCTGGAAGGGTTCGAACTGGTTGAAAGCTCGCTGGACAACGTTGACGCCAATGTCCGCAAGAACAGCGAAAAAGCCTTGATGGCTTATCGACAGTCGTTGCAAGACGGCTTGCCGATCGAGCAGGTCGAGCAGCGCCTGGATGCGGCAAAAGCCTTGCTGAAAGAGGCGGCCGGCCTGTTGGGCAGCGATGGCCTGAGCTGGTCGCTGAGCTATATCTCGGGTTTGCTGATTTTGCTGCGTGAAGGCCTGGAAGCCATTCTGGTTTTGGCCGCAATTCTTGCCTTCTTGCGTAATACCGGCCAGCAATCGGCGGTACGCAGCGTCAACATCGGCTGGGCCCTGGCCTTGGTCGCAGGTCTTGCGACCTGGGCGCTGGCGGCCTATGTGATTGACGTCAGCGGTGCCCAGCGCGAATTGCTCGAAGGTTTCACCGCCTTGTTTGCCAGCGTCATGGTCCTGTGGCTGGGCGTGTGGATGCATGACCGGCGTCATGCAGCTGCCTGGCAGGACTACATCAAAAGCAGTCTGGTCAGCGGAGGCGGGCGCTTTGGCTTCGCCATCCTGGCGTTCTTCTCGGTGTACCGCGAGCTGTTCGAAGTGATCCTGTTTTACGAGACCCTCTGGCTGCAAGCGGGCCCGGCCGGTCATAACGCTGTCCTGGCGGGCGGCGCGACGGCACTGGTGTTGCTGATGGGGCTGGCCTGGATCATCCTGCGCGGCTCGGCCAAGTTGCCGTTGGCCCTGTTCTTCGGGATCAATGCCGCGCTGCTCTGCGCGTTGTCGGTGGTCTTCGCCGGACATGGTGTGAAAGCGCTGCAGGAAGCGGGTATCTTCGGCACCCGACCTGTGGCGTTCTTTGACTTCGACTGGCTGGGCATCCACGCTGATGCCTATTCGTTGTTCGCCCAGGCCGTGGCCATCCTGGCCATTGTGGTGCTCTACAGCCGCAGCAAGCGCGCTGAAAAGCGCCGGTTACAGGCCTAG
- the elbB gene encoding isoprenoid biosynthesis glyoxalase ElbB: MTHKKVAVILSGCGVYDGAEIHESVITLLRLDQRGAIVQCFAPNVAQLHVINHLTGEEMPESRNVLVESARIARGEIKDIREARAEDFDALIVPGGFGSAKNLSSFASEGSACSVQADVLAVAEAFAEAGKPVGLMCITPAIAAKIYGPGVTCTIGKDPETAAAVSKMGATHQECEVSDIVEDKARKLVSTPAYMLAKSISEAASGINKMVDRVLELTHED; this comes from the coding sequence ATGACCCACAAAAAAGTTGCCGTGATTCTGTCTGGCTGCGGTGTCTACGATGGCGCCGAGATCCACGAAAGCGTTATCACCCTGCTGCGCCTCGATCAGCGCGGTGCCATCGTGCAATGCTTTGCCCCCAATGTTGCGCAGCTGCATGTGATCAATCACCTGACCGGCGAAGAAATGCCCGAGTCGCGTAATGTGCTGGTGGAGTCGGCGCGTATCGCGCGCGGCGAAATCAAGGATATTCGCGAAGCCAGGGCGGAAGATTTTGACGCCTTGATCGTGCCTGGCGGGTTCGGCTCGGCCAAGAACCTCTCCAGCTTTGCCTCAGAAGGGAGCGCTTGCAGCGTTCAGGCCGATGTACTGGCGGTGGCCGAAGCATTTGCCGAAGCTGGCAAGCCTGTTGGCCTGATGTGCATCACGCCAGCCATCGCCGCCAAAATCTATGGCCCCGGCGTGACCTGCACCATCGGTAAAGACCCTGAGACAGCCGCCGCGGTGAGCAAAATGGGCGCCACCCACCAGGAGTGTGAAGTCAGCGACATTGTCGAAGACAAAGCCCGGAAACTGGTCAGCACTCCGGCCTATATGCTTGCCAAATCCATCAGTGAAGCGGCTTCAGGCATCAATAAAATGGTCGATCGCGTGCTGGAACTGACCCACGAAGATTGA
- the ppx gene encoding exopolyphosphatase: MPQSQAKNPSLIAAIDLGSNSFHMVVAKAQNGEIRILERLGDKVQLAAGIDEERQLNEESMQRGLDCLKRFAQLINGMPLGAVRIVGTNALREARNRNEFIERAEDILGHTVEVISGREEARLIYLGVSHTLADTPGKRLVADIGGGSTEFIIGQRFEPLLRESLQMGCVSFTQRYFRDGKITPARYAQAYTAARLEIMSIEHALHRLSWDEAIGSSGTIRAIGLALKAGGHGNGEVNAEGLAWLKRKLFKMGEVEKIDFEGIKPDRRAIFPAGLAILEAIFDALELKRMDHCDGALREGVLYDLLGRHHHEDVRERTLGSLMDRYHVDLEQAARVERKALLAFDQVAKSWELKDGIWRELLGWAAKVHEVGLDIAHYHYHKHGAYLIEHSDLAGFSREDQQMLALLVRGHRRNIPKDKFAEFGKDGTKLIRLCVLLRFAILFYHIRGNQEASQVKLRAEGDHLDVIFPEGWLEKNPLTQADFEQEAQWLTRVGIVLTVS, translated from the coding sequence ATGCCCCAATCCCAAGCCAAGAATCCGTCCCTGATCGCCGCCATTGATCTGGGTTCTAACAGCTTTCATATGGTGGTGGCCAAGGCCCAGAACGGTGAAATCCGTATTCTCGAAAGGCTTGGCGATAAAGTGCAGTTAGCTGCCGGCATCGACGAAGAACGCCAGCTCAATGAAGAATCCATGCAGCGCGGGCTCGATTGCCTGAAACGTTTCGCTCAACTGATCAACGGTATGCCATTGGGCGCTGTTCGTATCGTTGGGACCAACGCCTTGCGTGAAGCACGCAACCGCAATGAATTCATCGAGCGCGCTGAAGATATCCTGGGACACACCGTTGAAGTCATCTCCGGTCGTGAAGAGGCGCGCCTCATCTATCTGGGCGTCTCGCACACCCTTGCCGACACCCCGGGCAAGCGCCTGGTTGCCGACATCGGTGGCGGCAGTACCGAATTCATCATCGGCCAGCGTTTTGAGCCGCTGCTGCGCGAAAGCCTGCAAATGGGCTGCGTCAGCTTTACCCAGCGGTATTTCCGTGACGGAAAAATCACCCCGGCCCGTTATGCTCAGGCCTATACCGCTGCACGCCTCGAAATCATGAGCATTGAACACGCCCTGCACCGCTTGAGCTGGGACGAGGCCATCGGTTCGTCCGGCACCATCCGCGCCATTGGTCTGGCACTCAAGGCCGGCGGTCATGGGAATGGCGAGGTCAATGCCGAAGGTCTGGCATGGCTCAAGCGCAAACTGTTCAAGATGGGTGAAGTCGAGAAAATCGACTTTGAGGGTATCAAACCCGATCGCCGGGCCATTTTCCCGGCTGGCCTGGCAATTCTGGAAGCCATTTTCGACGCCCTTGAGCTCAAGCGCATGGACCATTGCGACGGTGCGCTGCGCGAAGGCGTGCTGTACGACCTGCTGGGTCGCCATCATCACGAAGACGTGCGTGAGCGCACCTTGGGCTCGCTGATGGACCGCTACCACGTGGACCTCGAGCAAGCCGCCCGGGTTGAACGCAAAGCCCTGCTGGCCTTTGATCAGGTCGCCAAGTCGTGGGAGCTCAAGGACGGGATCTGGCGTGAGTTGCTGGGCTGGGCCGCCAAGGTGCATGAGGTCGGGCTGGACATTGCCCACTATCACTACCACAAGCACGGCGCCTACCTGATCGAACACTCAGACCTGGCCGGGTTTTCACGCGAAGACCAGCAAATGCTTGCGCTGCTGGTGCGCGGGCATCGCCGTAACATTCCCAAAGACAAGTTTGCCGAGTTCGGCAAGGACGGCACCAAGCTGATTCGCCTGTGCGTGCTGCTGCGCTTTGCGATCCTGTTCTACCACATCCGCGGTAACCAGGAAGCTTCGCAAGTGAAGCTGCGTGCAGAGGGTGATCACCTCGACGTGATCTTCCCCGAGGGCTGGCTGGAGAAAAACCCGCTGACACAGGCCGACTTCGAACAAGAAGCACAGTGGCTGACTCGCGTCGGGATTGTGCTGACGGTGTCTTAA
- the trxA gene encoding thioredoxin TrxA has translation MSSDLIKHVTDASFEAEVLKAEGAVLVDYWAEWCGPCKMIAPVLDEIAETYKGKLTVAKLNIDENQETPAKHGVRGIPTLMLFKNGNVEATKVGALSKSQLAAFLDANI, from the coding sequence ATGAGCAGCGATCTAATTAAACACGTCACCGACGCTAGCTTTGAGGCCGAGGTTCTCAAGGCTGAAGGCGCTGTATTGGTCGATTACTGGGCTGAATGGTGTGGCCCATGCAAAATGATCGCGCCAGTTCTGGACGAGATCGCCGAGACTTACAAAGGCAAGCTGACTGTTGCCAAGCTGAACATTGACGAAAACCAGGAAACCCCGGCCAAGCATGGCGTACGCGGTATTCCTACGTTGATGTTGTTCAAAAACGGCAACGTCGAAGCCACCAAGGTCGGTGCGCTGTCGAAGTCGCAGTTGGCTGCATTCCTTGACGCCAACATTTAA
- the ubiD gene encoding 4-hydroxy-3-polyprenylbenzoate decarboxylase translates to MQYRDLRDFISGLEQRGELKRIQVPVSPKLEMTEICDRTLRAKGPALLFENPVGYDIPVLGNLFGTPERVALGMGAEAVSELREIGKLLAFLKEPEPPKGLKDAWSKLPIFRKIIAMAPKVVKDAVCQEVVIEGDDVDLGLLPVQHCWPGDVAPLITWGLTVTKGPNKERQNLGIYRQQVIGRNKVIMRWLSHRGGALDYRDWCEKHPGQPFPVSVALGADPATILGAVTPVPDSLSEYAFAGLLRGNRTELVKCRGNDLQVPATAEIILEGVIHPGEMAPEGPYGDHTGYYNEVDSFPVFTVERITHRVKPIYHSTYTGRPPDEPAILGVALNEVFVPILQKQFPEITDFYLPPEGCSYRMAIVTMKKQYPGHAKRVMLGVWSFLRQFMYTKFVIVTDDDINARDWNDVIWAITTRMDPKRDTVMIDNTPIDYLDFASPVSGLGSKMGLDATNKWPGETTREWGRVIVKDEAVTRRIDDIWNQLGID, encoded by the coding sequence ATGCAATATCGCGACTTACGCGACTTTATCAGCGGCCTGGAACAGCGCGGTGAACTCAAGCGCATCCAGGTTCCGGTGTCTCCCAAGCTGGAAATGACCGAGATCTGCGACCGCACATTGCGCGCCAAAGGCCCGGCTTTGCTGTTCGAGAACCCGGTGGGTTACGACATTCCTGTATTGGGTAACCTGTTCGGTACACCTGAACGTGTTGCCTTGGGCATGGGGGCCGAAGCGGTCAGCGAGCTGCGGGAAATTGGCAAGTTGCTGGCGTTCCTCAAAGAGCCAGAGCCGCCTAAAGGTCTTAAAGATGCATGGTCCAAGCTCCCCATCTTCCGCAAGATCATTGCCATGGCCCCGAAAGTTGTCAAAGACGCGGTGTGTCAGGAAGTGGTCATTGAGGGGGATGACGTCGATCTTGGCCTGTTGCCGGTACAGCACTGCTGGCCGGGCGACGTAGCGCCCCTGATAACCTGGGGCCTGACTGTGACCAAGGGTCCGAACAAGGAGCGTCAGAACCTTGGGATTTATCGCCAGCAGGTGATCGGCCGCAATAAAGTCATCATGCGCTGGTTGAGCCATCGCGGCGGCGCGCTGGATTATCGCGACTGGTGCGAAAAGCATCCCGGTCAGCCATTCCCGGTTTCTGTGGCGCTGGGTGCAGACCCTGCGACGATTCTGGGTGCGGTCACTCCGGTGCCGGACAGCTTGTCCGAGTACGCATTTGCCGGCCTGCTGCGCGGTAATCGCACGGAGCTGGTGAAGTGTCGCGGCAATGATCTGCAGGTACCGGCTACCGCTGAAATCATCCTTGAGGGTGTGATCCATCCCGGTGAGATGGCACCTGAGGGTCCTTACGGCGATCACACCGGTTACTACAACGAAGTCGACAGCTTTCCGGTGTTTACCGTTGAGCGCATCACCCATCGGGTCAAGCCGATCTATCACAGCACCTACACGGGCCGTCCACCGGATGAGCCGGCGATTTTGGGTGTGGCGCTCAACGAAGTCTTTGTGCCGATCCTGCAAAAGCAGTTCCCGGAAATCACTGACTTCTATCTGCCACCTGAAGGCTGCTCGTACCGCATGGCCATCGTGACCATGAAGAAGCAGTACCCGGGGCACGCCAAGCGCGTAATGTTGGGTGTTTGGTCGTTTTTGCGCCAGTTCATGTACACCAAATTCGTTATCGTGACCGACGACGACATCAACGCCCGCGACTGGAATGACGTGATCTGGGCCATCACCACGCGCATGGACCCCAAGCGCGACACGGTGATGATCGACAACACGCCCATCGACTATCTGGATTTTGCTTCGCCGGTTTCCGGTCTTGGCTCGAAGATGGGCCTCGATGCAACCAACAAATGGCCGGGTGAAACCACCCGCGAATGGGGTCGGGTCATCGTCAAGGATGAGGCTGTTACTCGCCGGATTGATGACATTTGGAATCAATTAGGAATAGATTGA